The Saliniramus fredricksonii genome segment ACGTGCTGCGCGAAAACCCGGTCACGGCCCTGTCCTTCGCGCTCTTCGGCTTCATCGTGCTGTCGGCGCTGATCGGCCCGTATCTGGTGCCCTATGATCCGCTGGCGACGAATGCCGCGCGCGCGCTCGAGGCGCCCTCTGCGGCGCACTGGTTCGGCACCGACCAGCTCGGGCGTGACGTGTTCTCACGGGTGATCGTGGCAACGCGCCTCGATCTGACGATTTCGGTGGCCGCCGTGGCGATCTCCTTCGTGATCGGCGCCTTTCTCGGGGCCGTCGCCGGCTATTGGGGCGGCTGGATCGATGCTGTGCTCAACCGCATACTCGATACGATCATGGCCTTCCCGCTCTTCATTCTGGCGATGGGGATCGTCGCGGCCCTGGGCAATTCGGTGGAAAACATCATCTACGCCACCGCGATCATCAATATCCCCTTCTATGCCCGGGTGGTGCGTGCCGAGGTGAATATCCGCCGCGAGGCGGGCTTCGCCCTGGCCGCACGACTGGCCGGCAATTCCCATGCGCGCGTGCTTGCCTTCCACATCTTCCCCAACGCCCTGCCGCCGATGATGGTGCAGGTCTCGCTGAATATGGGCTGGGCCATCCTCAACGCCGCCGGGCTTTCCTTCATCGGGCTGGGCGTGCGCCCGCCGACACCCGAATGGGGGATCATGGTGGCGGAAGGGGCGAATTTCATCGTCTCGGGACATTGGTGGATCGCCCTGTTTCCGGGTCTCTGGCTGATGCTCGCGGTCTTCACCTTCAACCTGATGGGTGACGGTCTGCGCGACATCGTCGATCCCAGACGCCGCACCTGAGGAGACCGCCATGCTTTCGGTCAAGGATCTGATCGTCGGTTTCCGCACCCGTCGCGGCGCGGTCGAGGCGGTGCGCGGCATCTCCTTCGATCTCGGCCCCGGCGAGACGCTTGGCATCGTCGGCGAATCGGGATCGGGCAAATCCGTCACCTCCTACGCCCTGATGCGCATCCTCGATGCCGGTGGCAGCATCAATGCGGGCGAGATCAGCTGGAACGGGCAGGATCTGCGCCGGGCGCGCGAGGGGGCGATGCGGGCGATCCGGGGGCGCGAGATCTCGATGATCTTCCAGAACCCGCGCGCGGCGCTCAACCCGATCCGCAAGATCGGCAAGCAGGTCGAGGACGTTTTGCTGCAGCATGGCCGGGCGGAGCGTCGTGACGCGAAGGCAAAAGCCATTGCCGCCCTCGAAGCCGTGAAGATTCGCGATGCGGCTGCGCGCTACCACGCCTATCCGTTCGAACTCTCCGGCGGCATGTGCCAGCGCGTGGTCATCGCCATCGCGCTCGCCTGCAATCCGAAACTCCTGATCGCCGACGAACCCACGACCGGGCTCGACATCACCACCCAGAAGGCGGTGATGGACCTGGTGCGCGAGCTGATCCGCGAACGCGGCATGTCAGCGATCATCATTACCCATGATCTGGGCCTCGCGTCCCAATACAGCGATCGCCTCGCAGTGATGAAGGATGGCGAGATCGTCGAGAGCGGGGCCTCCGCGACGCTGTTTGCGGCAGCCCGACACCCCTATACCCGCAAGCTGATCGACGCGACCCCACGCCCGGGTGTCGCAATCCGCGAGCTCCTGCCCGCGGAGGCGCGCGGGCCCGAGCCGCAGCACAGTCCCGGTCGCCGCAAGCTTGTCGAAGTGGTCGGCCTCGAAAAGACCTTCGCGGGCAAGTCCGGTCCGGTCCAGGCCGTGAAGGGGATCTCCTTCGATATCCGCGAAGGACAATCGGTGGGGCTCGTGGGCGAATCGGGCTGCGGCAAGTCGACCACATCCGCCATGCTGGTCCGGCTGCTCGATCCGAGCGCCGGCGCCATCGTCTTCGACGGCAGCGACATTGCCGGCATTCCCGCCGATCGCTTCGCCCGCGATTCGCGCCGGGGGCGGATCCAGATGGTCTTCCAGGATGCCACCGACAGCCTCAACCCGCGCCACAATGCCTTCGATGCGATCGCCGAACCGTTACGGCGACTCGGCGGCATGTCCGGCAAGCGGCTCGGGGTGCGGGTGGACGAGCTTGCCCATCTCACCGGTCTGCCGGGACAGCTGCTCACGCGCTACCCGCACCAGCTCTCGGGCGGCCAGAAGGCGCGGGTGGGGATCGCGCGCGCCATCGCCCTCGATCCCGATTTCCTGATCCTGGACGAGCCCACCGCCGCCCTCGATGTCTCGATCCAGGCGGTGGTGCTCAACCTGCTGGCCGATCTGCGGGCGCGGCTGAACATGACCTATCTCTTCGTCAGCCACGATCTGAACGTGGTGCGCCTGCTCTGCGACCACGTCCTTGTCATGCGCGACGGGCTCATCGTCGAGGCCGGGCCGTCGGCAAGGGTGATGCAGGATCCAGAGCATCCCTATACCCGCGAACTCCTCGCCGCTGCGCCGAAACCGCCCATGCTCGACCGGTCCACCGGCGAAACCGTCAGAGCCGCAGAGTAAAGGAGCGCCTCATGTCCCTCGATCCTGCCCTGGCTGCGGATCATGCCGCCGGCCTCGAAGACCTGCCCTGCACCCTGGCAGATCTGCGCGCGGCCTATGCAGACGGCATCACGCCGCGCGCCGTGATGACCGCATTGCTGGCGCGGCTGGCGGATATCGATGATCCGGGAATCTTCATCCATCTCGAAGTGGCGCAAACCCTTCTGGCGCAAGCCGATGCGCTCGGCGCCTTCGATCCCGCCCGTCCGCTCTGGGGCGTGCC includes the following:
- a CDS encoding ABC transporter permease, with protein sequence MSSPVSSAAASGQIAHIAYVLRENPVTALSFALFGFIVLSALIGPYLVPYDPLATNAARALEAPSAAHWFGTDQLGRDVFSRVIVATRLDLTISVAAVAISFVIGAFLGAVAGYWGGWIDAVLNRILDTIMAFPLFILAMGIVAALGNSVENIIYATAIINIPFYARVVRAEVNIRREAGFALAARLAGNSHARVLAFHIFPNALPPMMVQVSLNMGWAILNAAGLSFIGLGVRPPTPEWGIMVAEGANFIVSGHWWIALFPGLWLMLAVFTFNLMGDGLRDIVDPRRRT
- a CDS encoding dipeptide ABC transporter ATP-binding protein, with protein sequence MLSVKDLIVGFRTRRGAVEAVRGISFDLGPGETLGIVGESGSGKSVTSYALMRILDAGGSINAGEISWNGQDLRRAREGAMRAIRGREISMIFQNPRAALNPIRKIGKQVEDVLLQHGRAERRDAKAKAIAALEAVKIRDAAARYHAYPFELSGGMCQRVVIAIALACNPKLLIADEPTTGLDITTQKAVMDLVRELIRERGMSAIIITHDLGLASQYSDRLAVMKDGEIVESGASATLFAAARHPYTRKLIDATPRPGVAIRELLPAEARGPEPQHSPGRRKLVEVVGLEKTFAGKSGPVQAVKGISFDIREGQSVGLVGESGCGKSTTSAMLVRLLDPSAGAIVFDGSDIAGIPADRFARDSRRGRIQMVFQDATDSLNPRHNAFDAIAEPLRRLGGMSGKRLGVRVDELAHLTGLPGQLLTRYPHQLSGGQKARVGIARAIALDPDFLILDEPTAALDVSIQAVVLNLLADLRARLNMTYLFVSHDLNVVRLLCDHVLVMRDGLIVEAGPSARVMQDPEHPYTRELLAAAPKPPMLDRSTGETVRAAE